Proteins from one Bacteroidales bacterium genomic window:
- a CDS encoding AhpC/TSA family protein, whose amino-acid sequence MTNVNAQTKRTANEVKGLSVGTKAPSFSATDAGLNFFTLEDALKKGPLVMIFYRGFWCPYCNKHLAHLQENLKQITEKGASVIAISPEKPEYLEKMASKSGVKFTLLYDEGNKISDAYDVTFTPGSMDLFVYNYILNGKLKRTHSDDSQRLPIPATYIINKDGIIVWRQFDPDYKKRSTVKDIISNLP is encoded by the coding sequence ATGACAAACGTAAATGCTCAAACAAAAAGAACAGCCAACGAGGTAAAAGGATTATCAGTTGGAACAAAGGCCCCGTCTTTTTCAGCAACTGATGCCGGCTTAAACTTCTTCACTCTGGAAGATGCTCTTAAAAAAGGGCCGTTGGTAATGATCTTTTACCGCGGTTTCTGGTGTCCCTATTGCAACAAACACCTGGCACATTTACAGGAGAACCTGAAACAAATTACAGAAAAAGGTGCAAGTGTGATAGCCATTTCACCTGAGAAACCTGAATATCTTGAAAAAATGGCCTCGAAATCTGGTGTTAAATTTACTCTTCTTTACGATGAAGGAAATAAGATATCGGATGCATATGATGTAACTTTTACTCCTGGTTCAATGGACCTTTTTGTATATAATTACATACTAAACGGAAAATTAAAACGCACTCATTCTGATGATTCGCAGCGGTTACCAATTCCTGCCACATATATAATTAATAAAGATGGTATAATTGTATGGAGGCAATTCGACCCTGACTATAAAAAGCGTTCCACTGTTAAAGACATAATATCTAACCTGCCATGA
- a CDS encoding PAS domain-containing sensor histidine kinase: MGNEIRHLKEKVKELESEISFLKQQQVDITEAKELYLKIFEEFPALIWRSRLDKLCDYFNKTWLDFTGRTMDQEFGNGWAEGVHPDDFDFCLQTYVTAFDKRESFLMDYRMKNKFGEYRWLRDFGRPFYDLDNTFLGYIGSCYDITENKKNELKLVELNATKDKFFSIIAHDLKSPFNSIIGFSEHLVEVVREKDYEKIEEFSEIILQSSNRAMDLLLNLMEWSQSQTGRLKFNPENLEMCTLIKDVTLLLNGVADQKSISITNSIPHKVYVVADKPMISTVLRNLVSNSIKFTDPGGNIIISILENYKDLTVSIRDNGVGIPEERIDKLFRLDENYSTPGTLKEKGTGLGLILCKEFIAKHNGEIWVESKPGIGSIFYFSIPLSI, encoded by the coding sequence ATGGGTAATGAAATTCGACATTTAAAAGAAAAAGTAAAAGAGCTTGAGTCGGAAATTTCATTTCTTAAGCAACAACAAGTTGATATTACTGAGGCAAAGGAATTGTATTTGAAAATCTTCGAAGAGTTCCCAGCTTTGATCTGGCGTTCACGTTTAGATAAATTGTGTGATTATTTTAATAAGACCTGGCTTGATTTTACAGGCAGAACAATGGATCAAGAATTTGGCAATGGATGGGCAGAAGGTGTTCATCCTGATGATTTCGATTTTTGTTTACAAACTTACGTCACTGCATTTGATAAAAGAGAATCCTTTTTAATGGATTATCGCATGAAAAATAAATTTGGGGAATATCGCTGGTTAAGAGATTTTGGTCGGCCTTTTTACGATTTGGACAACACCTTTCTGGGATACATTGGTTCATGCTACGATATAACAGAAAATAAAAAAAACGAACTTAAACTCGTAGAATTAAATGCAACAAAAGACAAATTCTTCTCCATCATTGCACACGACCTGAAAAGTCCCTTTAATTCTATAATTGGGTTCAGTGAACATCTTGTCGAAGTTGTCAGAGAAAAGGACTACGAAAAAATCGAAGAATTTTCTGAAATCATACTCCAATCATCAAACAGGGCAATGGACCTGCTTTTGAACCTGATGGAATGGTCTCAATCACAGACCGGCAGGCTGAAATTCAATCCTGAAAATCTCGAAATGTGTACACTTATTAAGGACGTGACACTCTTATTAAATGGTGTGGCTGACCAAAAGTCAATTTCAATTACAAATTCAATACCTCACAAAGTATATGTAGTAGCTGATAAGCCCATGATTAGCACCGTGTTAAGAAACCTGGTGTCAAATTCTATTAAATTTACCGATCCAGGTGGGAATATTATTATCTCAATACTTGAGAATTACAAAGATTTAACTGTTTCGATAAGAGATAACGGAGTTGGAATACCTGAAGAGAGAATTGACAAATTATTCCGTCTAGATGAAAATTATTCAACTCCGGGCACGCTGAAAGAAAAAGGAACAGGATTGGGGCTGATCCTGTGTAAGGAATTTATTGCAAAACACAATGGGGAAATATGGGTGGAGAGTAAGCCAGGTATTGGATCCATTTTTTACTTTTCAATCCCATTAAGTATATAA
- a CDS encoding glycogen debranching enzyme family protein produces the protein MLKLDSYNSKETLNKEWIVTNGIGGYSSSTISGANTRRYHGLLVATHNPPVQREILVSKTDESIILPGGNRIDLGTGLYPCTVFPKGFENIESFERTPIPRVVFSVRKFSVCKSIFMVNGSNTTVIEYENTGKTSAELSITPSFVHRDYHNLFKEDAGYDYYYELEKNKLKIHSHYGSIPLFVSFSKGKFAEERNWIRNNEYIQDLKRGQESLEDVYSIGNIIFTLEPDEKAYLVFSTEQEMSVADPVKLKENEIQRISSLIPGDTEDSFLADLCVTADQFLVKRKSTERYTVIAGYHWFTDWGRDTMIALQGLGIETGKKDISRSVLETFFSTISMGMLPNRFSDNQYDYPEYNTIDATLWLFDTVYRYYKKFGDKEFIRENLHHLEGIILSHINGTRYNIHLTEEGFIYGGEGLSQLTWMDARIGDYVVTPRHGCPVEIQALWFNALNIYLYFSSQLKIGSSLFNEKVKELSKKIKTNFPVYFFNEYGYLHDVIIPGISADPCIRPNQIYALSLPFPLIDKKKGKSILATIEKSLYTPFGLRTLSSEHIDFRPVYEGNQWKRDTAYHQGTVWPFLLSDYFEACIYVHGNTPEVSKKIKESVDVLRSHFYESGCINGVSEIFDGIKPVEGKGAANQAWSVSALIRILSLQKNRNK, from the coding sequence ATGTTAAAATTAGATTCATACAATTCAAAAGAGACCTTAAACAAGGAGTGGATCGTTACAAACGGTATAGGTGGATATTCTTCATCCACAATTTCCGGTGCAAACACCCGACGTTATCACGGCTTACTTGTAGCCACGCATAATCCGCCTGTACAGAGAGAAATACTTGTATCAAAAACTGATGAAAGTATTATCCTTCCCGGAGGCAACAGAATCGATCTTGGCACAGGATTATATCCATGCACTGTTTTTCCAAAAGGATTCGAGAATATTGAAAGTTTTGAACGTACTCCTATCCCCAGAGTTGTGTTCTCAGTCCGCAAATTCTCAGTTTGCAAATCCATCTTCATGGTAAATGGATCAAATACAACTGTAATTGAATATGAGAACACAGGAAAAACTTCAGCTGAATTATCCATAACACCCTCATTTGTTCATCGCGATTACCATAACCTGTTTAAAGAAGATGCTGGTTATGATTATTATTATGAGTTGGAAAAAAACAAACTGAAAATTCATTCGCATTATGGTTCAATACCATTATTTGTAAGTTTTTCTAAAGGTAAATTCGCTGAAGAACGCAACTGGATCAGGAACAACGAATATATTCAGGATCTTAAGCGTGGGCAGGAGTCTCTTGAAGATGTTTACAGCATCGGGAATATTATCTTTACCCTAGAACCGGACGAAAAAGCATATCTGGTGTTTTCCACCGAACAGGAAATGTCTGTAGCTGATCCTGTAAAACTTAAAGAAAATGAGATTCAGAGAATTTCTTCACTTATCCCCGGTGACACAGAAGATAGTTTTCTTGCTGACCTTTGCGTTACAGCAGATCAGTTTCTTGTAAAACGCAAATCAACAGAAAGATACACTGTCATTGCAGGTTATCATTGGTTCACCGACTGGGGAAGGGACACTATGATAGCCTTACAGGGACTGGGTATTGAAACCGGGAAAAAAGATATAAGCAGATCAGTTCTCGAAACCTTTTTCAGCACAATAAGCATGGGAATGCTTCCAAACAGGTTTTCGGATAATCAATATGATTATCCGGAGTATAACACTATTGATGCCACTCTATGGCTGTTTGATACAGTATATAGATATTACAAAAAATTCGGTGATAAAGAATTTATAAGGGAAAATCTCCATCATCTTGAGGGGATAATACTATCTCATATTAATGGCACCAGATATAACATACATTTGACTGAGGAGGGATTTATTTACGGAGGAGAAGGCCTTTCTCAACTTACCTGGATGGACGCCCGTATCGGCGATTATGTTGTAACTCCCCGTCATGGCTGTCCGGTTGAAATTCAGGCATTATGGTTTAATGCCCTGAATATTTATCTTTACTTCAGCTCGCAACTAAAAATCGGTTCCTCTCTTTTTAATGAGAAGGTGAAGGAGCTGTCAAAAAAGATCAAAACCAACTTCCCTGTTTATTTCTTTAATGAGTATGGCTATCTTCACGATGTAATTATACCTGGGATAAGTGCTGATCCCTGCATCCGTCCGAACCAGATTTATGCGCTCAGTCTACCTTTCCCACTTATAGACAAGAAAAAAGGAAAAAGTATTCTTGCAACAATCGAGAAGAGTCTATACACTCCGTTCGGGTTACGTACACTTTCTTCAGAACATATTGATTTCAGGCCTGTGTACGAAGGCAATCAGTGGAAACGCGACACAGCCTATCACCAGGGTACAGTATGGCCCTTCCTGTTGTCAGATTATTTCGAGGCCTGTATATATGTTCATGGCAATACGCCGGAAGTCTCAAAGAAAATTAAGGAGTCTGTTGATGTCTTGCGATCTCATTTCTATGAATCGGGGTGCATAAATGGTGTTTCAGAAATATTTGACGGTATAAAACCAGTTGAAGGTAAGGGTGCGGCTAACCAGGCATGGTCGGTAAGTGCATTGATAAGGATCTTATCATTACAAAAAAACAGAAATAAATGA
- a CDS encoding glucosidase — MKNNTTEQIRLNEHYSGSHNWMKWGPYLSERQWGTVREDYSPDGSAWDYFPHDHARSRTYRWGEDGLAGISDEFCNLCFSVGLWNGNDPIIKERMFGLTGSEGNHGEDVKELYYYLDSTPTHSYMKHLYKYPQRAFPYDELTKRNRERSKLENEYELTDTGIFRDNRYFDVFTEYAKADEEDILIKITIHNRAAEQASVSVLPTLWLRNLWSFGLIKERPSISKGRIAKGSAYVKVRHESLGDYYLWFEKPDRVLFTENETNTERIFGRPNLTPFVKDAINDAVISQQFDLFENKNEGTKVSPLYELIIEGGGSSEIRLRLSKNLVKDSPLTHDFEEIFNTRISEADEFYNELCVEDKELKNIQRQAFAGMLWSKQYYNIDIPQWLNGDPGQIVPPAGRKTGRNSNWLTLNNEDIISMPDKWEYPWYAAWDLAFHCVPLAMVDPDFAKNQLILFLREWYMRPSGQLPAYEWSFSDVNPPVHAWASLQVYRLEKKTGGKGDIDFLKKVFQKLLINFTWWVNRKDHKENNVFEGGFLGLDNIGVFDRSTFIPGGGHLEQADGTSWMAMYSLNMLDMALEIAQEDSTFEDVATKFFEHFVYIAESLNRMGEDWTGAWDEKEGFFYDILANPDGSYIPLKVRSLVGLTSFFATLILDKERLKNVPDFVKRLEWFRNYRLHNQFYIVIEEMKDNEDIILSLTPRKRLQRLLKALLNEDEFLSPGGIRSVSKIHEKPYSVKINGDEYGLKYEPGESTNSLFGGNSNWRGPVWMPMNYMLVQSLRTLFQYYGKSLSAACPAGCEELSNLDQIADDISNGIISLFKPDENGKRPVHGDNLLYQNDPHFKDLILFYEYFQGDNGRGIGASHQTGWTGLVAELIDKLYKKH; from the coding sequence ATGAAAAATAATACAACTGAGCAAATCAGATTAAACGAACATTATTCAGGCAGCCATAACTGGATGAAGTGGGGTCCTTACCTCAGTGAACGACAATGGGGAACAGTACGCGAAGATTACAGCCCCGACGGAAGTGCCTGGGACTATTTTCCGCACGATCATGCACGCAGCCGTACTTACCGGTGGGGCGAAGACGGACTGGCTGGAATAAGCGATGAATTCTGCAACCTCTGTTTTAGTGTTGGATTATGGAACGGTAATGATCCTATCATAAAGGAACGGATGTTCGGATTAACCGGATCGGAAGGTAATCACGGGGAAGATGTAAAAGAACTCTATTACTACCTCGACAGTACTCCAACTCATTCTTACATGAAGCATCTTTACAAGTATCCACAGAGAGCTTTCCCTTATGATGAATTGACAAAGAGAAACCGTGAAAGGTCCAAACTGGAGAATGAATATGAATTAACCGATACAGGGATATTCAGAGATAACCGCTACTTCGACGTTTTTACTGAGTACGCAAAGGCAGACGAGGAAGACATCCTGATTAAGATAACAATTCACAACCGGGCTGCTGAGCAAGCTTCTGTATCAGTGCTGCCAACACTTTGGCTGCGTAACCTCTGGAGTTTTGGACTAATTAAGGAACGTCCTTCAATAAGCAAAGGTAGAATTGCAAAAGGATCAGCTTATGTAAAAGTCAGACACGAATCGCTTGGCGACTATTATCTCTGGTTTGAAAAACCTGACAGGGTTCTGTTCACTGAAAATGAGACAAATACAGAACGGATATTTGGCCGGCCGAATCTTACTCCTTTTGTTAAGGATGCAATTAATGATGCTGTAATAAGTCAACAGTTCGATCTGTTCGAAAACAAAAACGAAGGCACAAAGGTCTCTCCTTTATATGAACTTATAATTGAAGGAGGTGGAAGCAGTGAAATAAGGCTTCGTCTTTCCAAAAATTTAGTTAAAGACAGCCCTTTAACACATGATTTTGAGGAAATATTCAATACCCGGATTTCAGAAGCTGACGAATTCTACAATGAGTTATGTGTAGAGGACAAAGAACTTAAAAACATTCAGCGTCAGGCTTTTGCAGGAATGTTATGGAGTAAGCAATATTATAATATAGATATTCCCCAGTGGCTTAATGGCGATCCCGGGCAGATAGTACCTCCTGCAGGCAGAAAAACCGGTCGCAACAGCAATTGGTTGACACTTAATAATGAAGATATAATCTCTATGCCCGATAAGTGGGAATATCCATGGTATGCGGCATGGGATCTTGCTTTTCACTGTGTTCCTCTGGCAATGGTTGACCCCGATTTTGCAAAAAATCAACTTATACTTTTCCTGAGAGAATGGTATATGCGTCCGAGCGGACAATTGCCTGCCTATGAATGGTCGTTCAGCGATGTAAATCCACCTGTTCATGCCTGGGCATCCCTTCAGGTTTACCGTCTTGAAAAAAAGACCGGAGGTAAAGGTGATATTGACTTCCTAAAGAAAGTCTTTCAAAAACTACTTATCAACTTCACATGGTGGGTCAACAGGAAGGACCATAAAGAAAATAATGTTTTTGAAGGAGGGTTTCTTGGTCTCGATAATATCGGGGTGTTCGACCGCAGTACTTTTATCCCCGGAGGGGGTCATCTTGAGCAGGCTGACGGTACCAGCTGGATGGCAATGTACAGTTTAAATATGCTTGATATGGCTCTGGAAATTGCCCAGGAAGATTCAACTTTTGAAGATGTTGCTACAAAGTTCTTTGAGCATTTTGTCTACATCGCCGAGTCACTTAACCGGATGGGTGAAGACTGGACCGGAGCATGGGACGAGAAAGAGGGATTCTTTTACGACATACTTGCCAATCCTGATGGGTCGTACATCCCGCTCAAAGTTCGTTCACTGGTAGGTTTAACATCATTCTTTGCAACACTGATTCTTGATAAAGAGAGACTGAAAAATGTTCCTGACTTTGTAAAAAGGTTAGAGTGGTTTCGAAATTACAGGCTTCATAACCAGTTCTATATCGTTATTGAAGAGATGAAGGACAACGAAGATATTATCCTTTCACTTACGCCACGAAAGAGACTTCAGAGACTCCTGAAAGCATTGCTCAATGAAGACGAGTTTCTATCTCCCGGAGGGATAAGAAGCGTTTCTAAAATTCATGAAAAGCCTTATAGTGTAAAAATTAATGGTGATGAATATGGATTAAAGTATGAACCGGGCGAAAGCACAAACTCCCTCTTTGGAGGAAACTCCAACTGGAGGGGACCCGTTTGGATGCCAATGAACTATATGTTGGTGCAGTCACTTCGAACTTTGTTTCAATATTATGGAAAGAGTCTTTCAGCAGCGTGTCCTGCCGGCTGTGAAGAACTCAGTAATCTTGATCAGATTGCAGATGACATTTCCAACGGTATCATATCCCTTTTTAAACCTGATGAGAACGGTAAAAGGCCGGTACACGGAGATAATCTGTTATATCAGAATGATCCTCATTTCAAAGATCTTATACTGTTCTATGAGTATTTCCAAGGAGATAACGGAAGAGGAATAGGCGCTTCACACCAAACCGGATGGACCGGACTGGTTGCCGAATTAATCGATAAACTTTATAAAAAACATTAG
- a CDS encoding thioredoxin domain-containing protein — MHKYTNELINESSPYLLQHAHNPVNWYPWGEKALNKAKDENKLLLISIGYSACHWCHVMEHESYEDTTVARIMNEHYVCIKVDREERPDIDQIYMDAAYLTTGSGGWPLNVLALPDGRPFFAGTYFTKNNLIKILDYFIDIQKKDPSSLIEQAEKITNGIKLSENIELKNDKVILTKNDLDNIFNKFKVNIDFSKGGINGAPKFPMPSVWEYLLHYYSLNNNPDALKAVTSTLDNAAAGGIYDQIGGGFSRYSTDEKWHVPHFEKMLYDNAQLVSLFSHAWQVTKNPAYKRIVNETLEFVENELTSPEGGFYSSLDADSEGEEGKFYTWTKEEVESVLGKDAPLFIDYFNITNTGNWAKDKNIPFRKSTSDDLLKKYEISQHDLQIKIDNSREILLKVRNKRVKPGLDDKILTSWNALMLKGYIDAYRAFGEEKYLKAALINADFLTNKAIGNNREITRNYKNGKTTVPGLLDDYSFTISAFIDLYQATFDEKWLYQANELTDYTIRHFFDTSSGMFYYTPDNHSELIARKMEISDNVIPSSNSEMANNLFLLGNYFNNEKFIRKAQQMLQNVQNNLLQNIFSYSNWGLLEIHFIKPLYEVAIVGSDWDAIKKTFDKNYLPDAIYLGGKNEGTLELLENKLVPDQTTIYVCVNKACKIPVTEAELALKQMK; from the coding sequence ATGCACAAATACACAAATGAGCTCATCAACGAAAGCAGCCCTTATTTACTGCAACATGCTCATAATCCGGTTAACTGGTATCCCTGGGGCGAAAAAGCACTGAATAAGGCAAAGGATGAAAATAAATTGCTCCTAATCAGCATAGGATACTCTGCCTGTCACTGGTGCCATGTTATGGAACATGAATCCTATGAAGACACTACTGTAGCAAGAATAATGAATGAGCATTACGTATGCATCAAAGTGGACAGGGAGGAAAGACCGGATATTGATCAGATATATATGGATGCCGCATATCTGACAACCGGCAGTGGTGGATGGCCTCTTAATGTTCTGGCTTTGCCGGATGGAAGACCCTTTTTCGCCGGCACATATTTCACTAAGAATAACCTTATAAAAATTCTTGATTATTTCATTGATATTCAGAAAAAAGATCCGTCCTCCCTGATTGAACAGGCTGAAAAAATTACAAATGGGATTAAGCTATCTGAGAACATTGAACTAAAGAATGATAAAGTCATTCTGACAAAAAATGATCTTGACAACATTTTTAACAAGTTTAAAGTAAATATTGATTTCAGTAAAGGTGGTATAAATGGGGCGCCTAAGTTTCCAATGCCTTCTGTTTGGGAATATCTTCTGCATTACTATTCCCTGAATAATAATCCTGATGCTTTAAAGGCAGTTACATCAACTTTGGATAATGCGGCTGCAGGAGGTATCTACGACCAGATTGGTGGTGGTTTTTCACGTTATTCGACAGATGAGAAATGGCATGTACCGCATTTTGAAAAGATGTTATATGATAATGCACAACTCGTCAGTCTCTTTTCGCATGCATGGCAGGTGACCAAAAATCCGGCTTATAAAAGGATAGTTAATGAAACCCTTGAATTTGTTGAGAATGAACTGACTTCTCCGGAAGGAGGATTTTATTCATCACTTGATGCCGATAGCGAAGGAGAGGAAGGGAAATTCTATACATGGACTAAAGAAGAAGTTGAATCTGTTCTTGGAAAAGATGCACCACTATTCATTGATTATTTTAACATTACAAACACAGGAAACTGGGCAAAAGATAAAAATATTCCATTCAGAAAATCTACCAGTGATGACCTCTTAAAAAAATATGAAATCAGTCAGCATGATCTTCAAATTAAGATAGACAATAGCAGGGAAATTTTATTGAAAGTCCGCAACAAAAGGGTTAAACCCGGACTTGATGATAAAATTCTTACATCATGGAATGCACTTATGCTGAAAGGATATATTGACGCGTACAGAGCATTTGGAGAAGAAAAGTATCTGAAAGCAGCTCTTATAAATGCTGATTTCCTGACCAATAAAGCAATAGGTAATAATAGAGAGATCACCCGTAATTACAAAAACGGGAAAACTACAGTACCGGGTTTACTCGATGATTATTCTTTTACGATTTCTGCATTTATTGATCTGTACCAGGCGACCTTCGATGAAAAATGGCTGTACCAGGCAAATGAACTAACAGATTATACGATACGGCATTTCTTCGATACTTCATCAGGCATGTTTTACTATACCCCTGATAATCATTCAGAGCTGATAGCTAGAAAAATGGAGATATCGGATAATGTAATTCCCTCATCGAATTCGGAAATGGCTAACAATCTATTTTTACTTGGGAATTATTTTAATAATGAAAAATTCATCCGAAAAGCACAACAAATGCTTCAAAATGTGCAAAATAATTTACTGCAGAATATCTTCTCCTATTCCAATTGGGGACTATTGGAAATACATTTTATAAAACCATTATATGAAGTTGCAATTGTTGGATCAGACTGGGATGCTATAAAAAAAACCTTTGACAAAAATTATCTTCCGGATGCCATATACCTCGGAGGAAAGAACGAAGGAACTTTGGAACTACTTGAAAATAAGCTGGTGCCGGATCAGACAACTATTTATGTCTGTGTGAATAAAGCATGTAAAATCCCTGTCACTGAAGCAGAGCTGGCTTTGAAGCAGATGAAATAA
- a CDS encoding aquaporin: MIQSQLIPAFRKNWSTYLIEAWALGMFMVSACFFVIIIEHPDMPVRNMIQDAFVRRMMTGLAMGITAILLIYSKWGIRSGAHMNPAVTITFLILNRIRREDAFWYIAFQFAGGFFGIAIFKLFLFNYISFPTVNYVVTIPGQQGELVALGIEFLLSAILITVVLISSNYTKIAPYTGFIVGILLLLYITFTAPMSGMSINPARTFASAVNSGEWYGWWLYFLGPVSGMLSGGYFYRSWYRRKNQGDCTTMSMHLSGYKNNCQTYDVFGPKKLLLNNSGREKQKS; the protein is encoded by the coding sequence ATGATTCAATCTCAACTAATACCGGCATTTCGCAAAAACTGGAGTACTTACCTTATCGAGGCCTGGGCGTTAGGAATGTTTATGGTATCAGCCTGCTTCTTTGTAATTATTATTGAACACCCCGACATGCCTGTAAGGAACATGATTCAAGATGCTTTTGTCAGAAGAATGATGACAGGGCTTGCAATGGGAATTACTGCTATATTACTAATCTATTCGAAATGGGGGATACGATCAGGCGCTCACATGAATCCTGCAGTAACAATTACTTTTCTTATTCTCAACAGGATACGCAGGGAAGATGCTTTCTGGTATATAGCGTTTCAATTTGCAGGTGGTTTTTTTGGGATTGCAATATTTAAACTTTTTCTATTCAACTATATTTCATTTCCTACAGTAAATTATGTTGTTACAATCCCCGGCCAACAGGGGGAACTGGTTGCACTTGGAATAGAGTTTCTTCTTTCAGCTATACTTATTACTGTTGTTCTTATAAGCAGCAACTATACGAAAATAGCACCATACACGGGCTTCATTGTTGGAATACTGCTTTTACTTTATATAACTTTTACAGCACCAATGTCGGGCATGAGCATAAATCCTGCACGCACATTTGCTTCCGCTGTCAACTCCGGTGAATGGTACGGCTGGTGGCTCTATTTTCTCGGGCCGGTTTCCGGGATGCTAAGCGGTGGCTATTTTTACCGTTCATGGTATCGCAGAAAAAATCAGGGAGATTGCACAACAATGAGCATGCATCTTTCAGGATATAAGAACAATTGTCAGACCTATGATGTATTTGGTCCGAAAAAACTTCTTCTTAATAATTCAGGCAGGGAGAAACAGAAATCATGA
- a CDS encoding cysteine dioxygenase family protein, translated as MISKLPDCIVNLIRELNSVTDVTNEIVSEVMVRAGLSEDALFPYNLFNHTGTESYGRRLLYESDKFRILLMTWNPGDFTAIHNHGVTEWGGVYFFGNATHRLYETEYGNLKLSRKDIFEKGQTAAVCGDLTHLMGNSGKTGFMTLHIYGSNKNLNDSLNKEKVFLPEHKLLATTSGPAFLNVAEEIKTSEEFFNNYTEETLLDYFDLIKPFYMRNKRDDLLLTISSFEKDIDTYYNNENQ; from the coding sequence ATGATCAGTAAATTACCAGATTGTATAGTCAATTTAATCAGGGAACTTAACAGTGTCACAGATGTAACTAACGAAATTGTATCTGAAGTTATGGTAAGAGCAGGACTTTCTGAAGATGCCCTATTCCCCTATAACCTTTTCAATCATACAGGTACCGAAAGTTATGGCCGCAGATTACTATATGAAAGTGATAAATTCAGGATCCTTCTTATGACGTGGAACCCTGGTGATTTTACAGCTATACATAACCATGGTGTAACCGAATGGGGTGGTGTATATTTCTTTGGAAATGCTACCCATAGATTATATGAAACAGAGTATGGCAATTTGAAATTATCACGAAAAGATATTTTTGAAAAAGGTCAGACTGCTGCAGTTTGTGGTGACCTGACTCACTTGATGGGCAATTCTGGCAAAACCGGGTTTATGACTCTTCATATCTATGGGTCAAATAAAAATCTGAACGATAGTTTAAATAAAGAGAAAGTTTTTCTTCCGGAACATAAATTACTTGCAACTACAAGCGGGCCTGCATTTCTGAATGTTGCAGAAGAGATTAAAACCAGTGAAGAATTTTTTAATAACTATACCGAAGAAACCCTCCTGGACTATTTTGATCTGATCAAACCATTTTATATGAGAAATAAAAGGGATGATCTGTTACTAACAATCAGCAGTTTTGAAAAAGACATAGATACATATTACAACAATGAGAATCAGTAA